The genomic DNA TCCTTATCGCAGACTTTGTCTAAAAAATCATTTTCGAAATGGACAAAGACCGATAAAATACCCCCCAAGTGATTAAGGCCATAACGATTCTAAAAATATTCTTGCGATATAGTTTTGACAAAGTTATCTCTTTTTGAGGATTCAAGAAAAACATTCCACTTACCATAACAAAAACCGGAACGACCCACCGAACCATGCATTCATAAAAATTCACGACTTGCCATGTAAATGATTGAACAGGATTTGTATAAAAACCAGAAGCGCTTACATGAATCATCATAACTGCAAAAACAGCTAAGAATCTTTCAAGAAAGAAATTCACTCTCTTACACCAAGTAGCATACCAATAAAAAAGGCGTGAGTCATTAGTGCCTATATGCTGGACGGGTCACCACAACCCTGCAATACACAAGCACAAAACGACCCACGCCCGATTGGGCGTGAGCGTTCGTCTTATTCTGTATTGCTCTTAGAAGTGGTGATTTTCCAGCATCGAATAAGAGACGAATCTCAAATGTTTTGCTCTATTTATAACCTTTGGGTCATTAGATAAAACAAAACTATGTCAGCATGAAAATAGCAATTACAAAAAACACTTAAATAAAAAAAGAGCCCGTTTCCAACAATAACGGACTCTCTTTATATCAACCGGTTAAAGAACATAGCTCAGCAACCGATTATAAATAGTGTAACGCTAGATACCAGCAGGAGAATGCCCCAGGCAGTCTCCACGATGGGTCCAACCTTTTTGATTTCTTTTTCGTTGTCTTTCATTGTCTTATCCTCACGACCCCGAGACCAGCAACATCGCCTGCCTACAATTCTAAACTACAATTACTGCG from Fibrobacter sp. UWB16 includes the following:
- a CDS encoding acyltransferase family protein translates to MNFFLERFLAVFAVMMIHVSASGFYTNPVQSFTWQVVNFYECMVRWVVPVFVMVSGMFFLNPQKEITLSKLYRKNIFRIVMALITWGVFYRSLSISKMIF